A region of the Thamnophis elegans isolate rThaEle1 chromosome 1, rThaEle1.pri, whole genome shotgun sequence genome:
aaaaacacaaatctgTTTTCCTCTTTAAATAATGGAGGGAAGACACAAGGCTTAGCTATCAGGCTGTTTGGGCCAGGGCATCAGAAGATATGTACACTGGGTTTGGCAAACTATCTAAAGATTAATTAGCTCAAATTCTGGAGAGAAAAAATACTACAGTGGGAATGAGGTGTTAGTAGTTCAGAGAGCAGAGaccatatttttaaatgtttaaaaatagtgAGAGAGGCCTAATTCAAAAATGATTTGAATGGCTGCTTCAattgatgaaaatattttttttctgccactaatgccattttctaaataaaaacatttacagTACTTTGAAGATTCTGATTCGGGTGGTTCTctttcagtgagaacaattaggaCCAGcaattcagttgttaaattaaacagttactaagtgaaaccCTGTGCTTATGATGTTATTTtagctttgctttacagacctgaaaAGACAAAAATGTGAGGATttgttgcaaagttactttttcatcggcAAGTAATTGTTAATGGTCACTAGGCAgttactaaatgaggactatgTGTATCTTTCTTGTAAGGGAAATCTTTCTAGGATTCAGGTGAAATCGGTATATTTTTCATTAACATGTTTTTCCAATGCTGGAGTCTCAATCTGAATCAAGAGGATTATTATTTGAGTTGTACAAGTAGCTTTTGATTTTTACATTTTAGCTCAGGGTTAAACGGGGCCTGCCTCCTATCTTAAAGGAGTTCTGGCTTGACCTAGGAAAGTTGTCAGAAATTCCTAAGTAGGAATATCACCAACAGCAAATAAATTTTCTTGGAAGTCCACTATTAGCAATTTTGCTTTGAACTGTGAAATTATATGGGAAACATTTGAAGCCTCATACAATATTCTACATAGGCTGAACTTAGTAACTGTGTGGTAACAGGCTCTCCATCACGTACAGGGCATGTGGTCCATGCATTCCCAACCTACTACCTTCCAGGATCACAGCTCCTAGTTTTCCAAGCTCTTTCTTCACTAATAGTTTTCATGAGTGCTAGAATCATGGTTTCCATGGTTCTCAAGCCAAGATTTCAAGCAGTTATGTCCATCTTTTCTATTCTTAAAAATAGGtaatttttcctgcttttttcaACAGGATCCTAGGGCAACAATATGGTGTAGAGGGAAAAAAGCATTTGTGTTCTACCACTCCTTTTCTGGGAGGCAGGGTGACAAGAAGACCTGTTGTGACCAAAGTGGAATTGAGCTTCTGGGAAAGTCATGTCTCATTCCCTGGTCATCATAATTTAGACACTGACCAATATTATTGTGGAAAGATTGGCCTTCAACCCATGAAGCAAGATATTTGATTACCAAGGTATCCTGAAAGACAGAATGGGGACGATCACCCAgacatcccacatttttctattaacATGGTGCGAGCATAATGGTGCATTAAGTCAGGAATGAagaaagggctgaaggagggTGACAACTTGAAAAATGCTGCCCCTAAATTCCAGACAAACATACCCCCTTTCCTTGCTAAGACCCTCCAGAAGATGCATATGGGTTCTGCAGCATAAAGTCACCATGGGAAGCATTCTCTCAATTGAAAATGGCCACCACGACCCACGTAGGGTATTTTATCCCAATTGTCTTCAGTTTGTAATATTCTTTTTAAAGCCTTGTTTTCCACAAGGGGTATTTCTGGTAAGAATATTGTGAACCGATGGCTGAGGAAGAGCAAAAGCATGCTTGTTTTCAGTTAATCTTGGGATTTGCAGGGCCCTAGGCCATGTTCCCCTGAATTGTTTGCTCAAAACATTAGCCCTGTGGAATTTAATGGAGTTTGCACCTGCGCTAAGTTCCCTGGCCCTTGTCCGACCAACGGTTCCGCATTCATGCTTCCATTCAACAGTGCATAAGCATGTTCAGCAATCAGGCCTTGATCCCCCAAGCTAAAGATACTTTTTAACAAAGCTTTTTCCAACAGTTCAGCATAACTGCAAGAAGCTGCTGTAGTTCTCaaacttcttttttctcttttgttttatttacttaAACTGTACACAAATGCAAAATACTCGGACAGCAAATGTAAGTGAATGTTGTTTGGTATTTAAATTACTATGGAACAGAACCTACAAGGGACTTTATTAAATAAACAAcaatttggggtgttttttttcctcctcctcctccttcttcttctttaaacgATGCATGTCTTGGAATGTCTCCAACATAGGAGGGCATATAGAAGGTACTGATCCAATGACAATGGAATCTATTTTGTACCCTGAAAAGAAACTGACAGGCCTTAGTGTTCAGTATTGCTGTGTGACTGTAGATACTGCAGCCTTGCCATCTGATAAAAATTATAAAGTTGTTGGCCTCTTTGGTTCCAAACTTTTCAGTATAATATATTTTCATTGTATCCAGTATTTTTTGCTGGTATAAAAataaccttcccccccacccccaccccaaaggaTAGTTTCTCCTGTCTAAGTCATGCAACTACATCAGTGCAAACATGAAAACCAATCACtcgcttttaaaaaaagaagcaaaagatttaatttcaagtataaaaaaaatataaaaagtaccGTCTCATTTCAGTCCAGTTTCATCTCGTTTGGGTTGACACTTTTAAATTGCATAGCTCATGCGGCACTTGTTTTTAAATCTAGAGAACAGTGAGCAAAAGGAAGTGCACCATCAAGTACCAACCAGTCAAGGCATTGAAATCTGCAAGTGCTATAGGAACGTGCATTCAAGCAGGTTGCGAGTGCTGTAGTGGAGCATGGATTTCTGAGCTCTGCAGCCACCCTTGATATGGAAGTATTTGGAAACCAAACTAAAGGTAAATACCCTCTACTtgtgcattctctctctctctctctctccctctctctctttcccctctacAGGATGTACTAAACATTCTCACCGTTTCAAACACTGTGCGCTACTCCTTTCCCCAAATATATCCACTATGCGATTGAGATTTCTCTTATGGCTCATAAGTTTACTTGTGCTAACACTggcttctctttccttctgtcctCTCCAGCTGTTCCCATTGTCATCTTACTGTTACTCCAAGCATGGAACTTTAACTCCAGGTTTTGATGTTGCAAATCTTTTTGTGAATGTAGTACGGACCATGAGCAAAACTAGAACAGGAAGGgccaagtcctttttttttttgacaacataACAGGGATAATTGTCCACGTGGATGGCATGTCCAATAAAGCATAAAATCATGCTGATCTATCATTCAGAAGAATACAGCTACCATTTCCGATATTAATCCCATGGTactgtttctccctctctctctctctcttgcacacacaagcatgcatacatacatacatatagttaAGAGAGAGACTGGTTTCATTAGTGTGTTCTCTCCAGGAAGTGCTATATGCATATCTTACACTTCCCATCAGGAAGAAGGACTTATCTTGCACAGAGCAGGTAACCTGCTGCTTCGATTTAGACCTTAGAAATGATGGTAGTTGGTTGCTTGTTTGGTCACTGAAATGCTTGTCTGTTGAGCATGtaggatttgtttttttaaaaaaaccatttcatTTCATAGGGCTGGCTGAGACAGAGAAAAAAATCTACTGGTCTGTATGCATATATCACCAGCAGACATTGAACTCCTTTACATAATGCCTTCCTCCAAACTGGATCACACAGTGTGTGCGTTCATGtcgttgtgtgtatgtgtatataagaGTATGTgtaaatatgtgtgtatgtacgtgTATGtacgtgtatacacacacacacacacacacacacacacacacacttgtgtcTTTGGGTATATAGGTAGGATTAAGTAACTTGAAAGCATTAGTTTATATGTGGTAGCATACTTTTAGTGTCCAGGATGCATTGACTGCCACTGTCCTGACAACAGAGTGCAattgatatatatttatatgtattttcaGTGCTATTGCTGCCTTTGCCACTGTTGCCTCTGCAGTAGGGTTTAAACATCCATGcccagaaggaagaaaaagagcagTAGTGCATCTAAATCCATTCAGTAGGGGAATCTTCTCACTCCCCCCTCACcttccctgcccccacccccgcTCCTTTCTAACACCCTTCTCCAGATCAGGCACAGCCACATTCTTCCACAATCATATTGGGAACGTCCCTCTTCACGATGTTGTATTCATCATCAAAGTACAGCATGGATattgtgctaagtttggttggaATGCAGCAGGAGTTCACGGTGCCTGGGTTCAGCCCTCGCATGCGGTACTGATTCACGACTGCTGTGTGAAAAGAGGAAGCTGAGCCCGGGACTCCAGCCAAATAGGCTGGGCAGCTCCCTTCACAGTAATTCCCATAGTAACCCGCTGGTGCTATGATCCAGTCAGTCCATCCGATGATCTTAAAGTCAATGTAAAACTCTTGCCTGCAGCATAAATTGGTCCGGCCATCGCATTCCAGACCTCTTTTCCGAATCCTGTGCTTGTTGTCAGCCAATCGGGCTTGCACCACTAAAAAAGGCCGGTGGGATTCATCCCCAGAATCCACATAAATTGGCAGCACTGAATACTCTTCACAGCCTTCACACTGAATGTCCAAACTCaatcttctctctcctttctcaaaCAGAGCTTGGATTGCTTCTGTCATAGGAAATGTGTGCCAACCACTTCTTTTGAGATCAACTTTCTTTTCAACCACATTCCACTTGTTGCTGGTGTCCGAGTCTTGGAAATACACTTTGACTCTTACTTTTCGCCGGCTGCCTTTCTCCAAGACGTAGGGAAGCAGCTTCAAGTAAAGCCACAAACTGGCTTGCACCACAAACAGATTCTGATTGCCTTCATTAGAAATGAAGAAATAGAGGCGCATTCTAGAGGATGACAGGTCATCTGGAAAATaatggaagggggagaaaaacaTTAATGTTTTTTAATGCTTGATGTTTGCGTTAGGttttctgaaagaaaagaaaaagaaaacgaaTCGTAGATCAAAATAAATGCATAATATTAGTAAGTGCCACAAACAATATACATAAATGGCTAAActgaaaagagggaggggaaaatatACACCATCAGCTATAGATTGCAAAGTAGTTCAGTGGCTGAATCAGTACTAGAAAGCCATTATAAAGTAAATTCCCAGAGAGAAACTAATAAGGGTATATAAGGAGAGggggtggggaagccagatccttAGAAATCAGTGTATAAGCAATTAAGTTCAGATAGATGGAAAGTCATGAAAGAAACTCAGAGCACCTGGATAAGtgctaattggttttttttaaagtgttggcCTGGCACAGGCACCCCTCCTGTATAATCTTCCCAGAAAGCACAAATTGTTAACAATCAgggaacagttttttttttccttcgggGAAAGGATTTGGTTACAATTTAGATGCACTGTAAACTCACCCAGTAGCTCTATAATTCTTGGGAAATGCGAGGACTTGCTGAATTTGTCCACTTGACCAAAGCAAATTCTTACTGGGATTGTAAAAGTGTCTGATTTTGATTGTTCCAGATTGCAAATAGAAGCATGTTCCTTTGTATAATAATATTAAGACATAAAAGTGTCAAGAGAAAACCTTCTAGCACAACTATCTCCTTGACATTTTAGCTTTTAGAGGGCTGGGGTGAGGCGAGTTATTATTCAGTAATATGAGCCTTACCTACCAGTAGCTCAAAGGGTTTACATTAGTAATAGCTGAAATGACAGGACAGTTGCATTTGTCATCATTGTGCCCAAAGATATATCTTCTCCTGCCACCTTAAATTCTCTTTTGCACCATTCTTAAAGGTACAGGATGCctgtcttatttatttacttggcaTCTGGACACTTAAAGAGAACAAGTCCTCTTGTACTCCTTGCAGCTCTTTCGTTTAACTAAAGGATGAACTTTAGACATTAATCGTTTATAAGTCCCACACCATTTTTTCTGGGTATTAAGCAAGTTTTCACTGCAGCCAATGGGTGACAGATCTGCACTTAGTCATACTTAGAGTAGTTCTTGAAATCAATCCGAGTTAACTTAGTCAAGACTAATCAAGTCCCATTGATGTCAGTGGAATTAATTCTGTATCCAACATAACGCCattgctgttttcttttctttgagaTTAAAGCAGGAAAGCAGATGCCATGAGCAACTGGTTGCTGCcttctggttcatatttataatatgGACACTAAATGGAAAAAGCTGGCACCAAATCTATTACCCAAACACCTCTGACCTAGAAATCCTAGGCACATCTATGTGAAACTCAGCAGGTCTACCTTTGAGTAAATATGCACAGGATCACACAGCTCCAAAGTTTATTCAATATTCTTCATTCTGCTTCAATTCATTCCAATCCAATTCTACATTGTTCAGTATGTTGAAAAGAAAAGCCCTAGTGCCTGGCATTGTCAAGCCAAATTGCAAATCTTTATATTTTAGACCTAGTTCTTGCAATGACACAGGATAATGTATGGGATGGATATATTTTCTTAGTCTATACTTTGCAGGAACATGATGAAGAAAATATCCTACAGTGTGTTGAATGTGTATTTATCATAAAGCTGTAGTTCCAACACAAGCAAACAGCACCAAACCTTTAAAGGTAACAATAACATGCCATGATAAACAGGTTAAAAATTATAATTCCACTAGAGAAAAAAGACTAAATTTTAATAGTTTAATCCTTCTCTTATTTTACTCACCCAGGTAATGAATGCATTCACTTATCCCTCTATCTCTTCCTGCCCTGTATATATTATAATGATTTTCAACCTTTTTATCTTAAAAGAACCCTTTTTACAATGCCTGCTCTTCTGAGGAACTCTTGAACTTTTGGTATGAATACAACACTGTTGCAATTAATTTAGAAGCACATGTCATAATCACACTCAGCTCATACACAGGACTCTGTTAGTCATTGCTTACTTAGAACTCGCTTAATATTCATGTATATTTATCTGGAAAGGAAAGCTTGTTTATCATCTTTTCATTGACAAGTTCCTTAACTTCTAAGGAATAGCGTACTTGATAATGGTATTTACACTGGTGGTTTTCCTAGTTGGCAGCTGTAGAATACAGAAATGTTAACATAAACTATCAGAGAAAGGTGGGTTAGATAGACAGATATGGTTTATGAAGAACAGTAAGAAAATCTCACTTGGATATGCAAGAAGGTAACTTCAGCAAATTGGAGCAGCTAAACTGGAGATGTGGGATAGACATGGTGCTATTAAAATAGAAGGATCAACAGAATCATAGAGAAGTACAGAAGTAGGCGAAAAGGGTGGACATTACACCAGAGAAAGAAACACAAGATGAGGCGATATTGTTGTG
Encoded here:
- the INHBB gene encoding inhibin beta B chain, with protein sequence MDGADRKGPLTASLLLLLAEACWLMLSAGASPTPPGAAPLDTCTSCGFRRPPEEPGEVDGDFLEAIKRHILNRLQMRDRPNITHAVPKAALVTALRKLHAGKLREDGRVEIPNLDGQANGGPAAHQQVSEIISFAETDDLSSSRMRLYFFISNEGNQNLFVVQASLWLYLKLLPYVLEKGSRRKVRVKVYFQDSDTSNKWNVVEKKVDLKRSGWHTFPMTEAIQALFEKGERRLSLDIQCEGCEEYSVLPIYVDSGDESHRPFLVVQARLADNKHRIRKRGLECDGRTNLCCRQEFYIDFKIIGWTDWIIAPAGYYGNYCEGSCPAYLAGVPGSASSFHTAVVNQYRMRGLNPGTVNSCCIPTKLSTISMLYFDDEYNIVKRDVPNMIVEECGCA